Proteins encoded in a region of the Polyangiaceae bacterium genome:
- a CDS encoding restriction endonuclease — MAETKTLRQAAADVLRERGPLHYQALTEEVLTRGLATSSSKTPAASLNAMIAVDIKRNGNKSEFVRVRPGVFGLRALHAAGAKAEPPSPDAVPREGEDGIPAKDETEQRVRTPLFPTYREVRHLLKVWPGRPRKQITGLQATLGELRGTPQNTVDWTDPDAWIPERLSGDDQDLASAIWTKSGKTVNPRHTYGHWLLSQKYELVEDGPDGNLTLTDRGRDFIEHEGGEAEVFLDEQEGLAKLLALVADNSPTRAGGILEEWTEYLNRVSSFGSPSTFRDTLRRRLNNLLDRGLVDRKSTMYSVTDAGLAYLQRVGTEEALGGDEQQELWTLAKKQEASVRESLRELLFDMDAFAFEHLVKRLLEEMDYQNVQVTTRSGDGGVDVVADIELGITSVREVVQAKRHRRTIQRKDLDALRGSLYRFNAVRGTIIATSRFSKGTEEAAFAGGAAPITLIDGDKLIDLLIEHGIGVRKRTLEVLAVDADVFADLEGET, encoded by the coding sequence ATGGCCGAAACCAAGACACTCCGACAGGCTGCAGCAGACGTCCTTCGCGAACGAGGTCCGCTCCACTACCAAGCGCTCACGGAAGAGGTGCTGACGCGCGGGCTCGCGACCTCGTCATCGAAGACACCGGCCGCGTCGCTGAACGCGATGATTGCCGTCGACATCAAGCGCAACGGCAACAAGAGCGAGTTCGTGCGGGTGCGACCGGGGGTCTTCGGTTTGCGAGCACTGCACGCCGCTGGAGCCAAGGCCGAGCCGCCGTCGCCGGACGCCGTTCCCAGGGAGGGCGAGGATGGCATCCCCGCCAAGGACGAGACGGAGCAGCGGGTCCGAACACCGCTGTTCCCGACCTATCGAGAGGTTCGGCATCTGCTGAAGGTCTGGCCGGGACGCCCGCGAAAGCAGATCACGGGGCTTCAGGCGACCCTCGGCGAACTGCGCGGGACGCCGCAGAACACCGTCGACTGGACCGACCCGGATGCGTGGATCCCGGAGCGGCTCTCGGGTGACGACCAAGACCTCGCGAGCGCCATCTGGACGAAGAGCGGGAAGACGGTCAACCCGCGCCACACTTATGGGCACTGGCTGCTGAGCCAGAAGTACGAGCTCGTCGAGGACGGTCCCGACGGCAACCTCACCTTGACCGATCGTGGCCGCGACTTCATCGAGCACGAAGGCGGCGAGGCCGAGGTCTTCCTCGACGAACAGGAAGGCCTCGCCAAGCTCCTCGCACTGGTCGCCGACAACAGTCCCACGCGGGCCGGCGGCATCCTTGAGGAGTGGACCGAATACCTGAATCGCGTGTCGTCCTTTGGCAGCCCCTCGACCTTTCGCGACACCCTGCGCCGGCGCCTCAACAACCTCCTCGACCGTGGCCTCGTAGATCGCAAGAGCACCATGTACTCGGTGACCGACGCCGGGCTGGCCTACCTGCAGCGTGTTGGCACCGAGGAGGCCCTCGGCGGCGATGAGCAGCAGGAGCTCTGGACCCTGGCCAAGAAGCAGGAGGCATCCGTCCGGGAGAGCCTCCGCGAGCTGCTGTTCGACATGGACGCCTTCGCCTTCGAGCACCTGGTCAAGCGCCTGCTCGAGGAGATGGACTACCAGAACGTCCAGGTCACCACCCGCTCCGGCGACGGCGGCGTCGACGTGGTGGCCGACATCGAGCTCGGCATCACGTCGGTGCGCGAAGTCGTCCAGGCCAAGCGTCATAGGCGAACGATCCAGCGCAAGGACCTCGACGCTCTCCGCGGCTCGCTCTACCGGTTCAACGCTGTCCGAGGAACCATCATCGCCACCTCGCGCTTCTCGAAAGGCACCGAGGAAGCCGCATTTGCCGGCGGCGCCGCCCCGATCACCCTCATCGACGGCGACAAGCTCATCGACCTGTTGATCGAGCACGGCATCGGAGTCCGTAAGCGTACCCTCGAGGTTCTGGCGGTCGACGCGGACGTGTTTGCCGACCTGGAGGGGGAGACTTGA
- a CDS encoding nucleotidyltransferase produces the protein MARNWEDSFRFWARPPSQSEQDRCDNAVSVVRNAIRSYVAFATRDIDVFAQGSYRNGTNVRADSDVDVCVRCNDLCFSDRADGISQADTGLVDATYTYKEFKDDVGQALRSYLGAAAVSRGNKAFDLHANSYRVDADVVPTFEHRRYSRGSDGGVRYISGTELRPDNGGRIINWPEQNYRNGVDKNQLTTERFKKVVRILKHVKNEMEENGDASAGRVPSYLVECLVWNVPNGSFGSSSYTADLRAALLHLYSSTKTDSTCSEWGEVNELKYLFRASQPWTRGDAHAFVVAAWGYCELE, from the coding sequence GTGGCGCGGAACTGGGAAGACAGCTTCCGCTTCTGGGCTCGACCGCCTTCGCAGTCCGAGCAGGACCGCTGCGACAACGCCGTCTCTGTGGTGCGCAACGCGATTCGTTCGTATGTGGCGTTCGCGACCCGCGACATCGACGTTTTCGCCCAGGGGTCGTATCGGAACGGAACCAATGTCCGCGCCGATAGCGACGTCGACGTTTGCGTCCGCTGCAACGACCTCTGCTTCTCGGACCGCGCCGACGGTATCTCCCAGGCCGACACCGGCCTTGTCGACGCGACGTACACCTACAAGGAGTTCAAAGACGACGTAGGCCAAGCTCTGCGTTCGTACCTGGGCGCGGCCGCAGTCTCGCGCGGCAACAAGGCTTTCGACCTGCACGCCAACAGCTATCGCGTCGACGCCGACGTTGTTCCCACGTTCGAGCATCGACGCTACTCGCGAGGCTCGGACGGGGGCGTGCGCTACATCTCGGGAACGGAACTCCGGCCCGACAACGGCGGTCGCATCATCAACTGGCCAGAGCAGAACTACAGGAACGGCGTCGACAAGAATCAGCTGACAACCGAGCGGTTCAAGAAGGTGGTCCGCATCCTCAAGCACGTCAAGAACGAGATGGAGGAGAACGGCGATGCGTCCGCCGGGAGGGTTCCGTCGTACCTGGTGGAATGCCTTGTTTGGAATGTACCGAATGGAAGCTTCGGCAGCTCCTCGTACACCGCCGACCTGCGCGCCGCGCTGCTGCACCTTTACTCGTCGACGAAGACGGACTCGACCTGTTCCGAGTGGGGAGAGGTCAACGAACTCAAGTACCTCTTCAGGGCGTCACAGCCCTGGACACGCGGAGACGCTCACGCCTTCGTCGTCGCGGCGTGGGGTTACTGCGAGCTGGAGTAG
- a CDS encoding ATP-binding protein, translated as MATWSYGADAANVLYHVVNERHIRRRAMVFTTNKHPKRWGDVLHDDDLADAIVDRILERGRLLRLDGPSVRTKHIAADELAGDEYVDLGNRRVSGINAAEFPERTALLASAAMDRLLHDAHVLSLVGETYRNPTRSKRARKSNNNQEATT; from the coding sequence TTGGCTACTTGGAGCTACGGCGCCGACGCGGCCAACGTCCTCTACCATGTGGTCAACGAGCGCCACATCAGACGACGCGCCATGGTGTTCACCACCAACAAGCACCCGAAGCGCTGGGGCGACGTGCTGCACGACGACGACCTGGCCGACGCCATTGTCGACCGCATCCTCGAGCGGGGCCGCCTCCTACGCCTTGATGGCCCCTCCGTCAGGACCAAACACATCGCCGCCGACGAGCTTGCCGGCGACGAATACGTTGACCTGGGAAACCGCAGAGTTTCCGGAATCAACGCCGCAGAATTTCCGGAACGCACAGCCCTGCTCGCCAGCGCGGCCATGGACCGGCTCCTCCACGACGCTCACGTGCTGAGCCTCGTCGGCGAAACCTATCGCAACCCAACGCGCTCGAAGCGAGCACGCAAGAGCAACAACAATCAGGAGGCAACGACATGA